One Hoplias malabaricus isolate fHopMal1 chromosome 12, fHopMal1.hap1, whole genome shotgun sequence genomic window, TCTATAAGATCCTATGAGATAATTCTCAGAGCTAATATGAGATAAtattagcacacacacagaaggcaTGTTCAGCgaataataaatattcaaacaGTATTATAATAAAAGTGTTTATGAAATTACACACCTCTTGAGACTGCTTTCACAGACTGTGGCGTTtaaggacttttattttttatttaccaaTATTAATTATGATATTTAATGTTAGCTATGACACACTAGCTCAGGCACATCTGTGTGGAGAGATAGCACCTAATGCATTcagagaatgaataaatactaaatactaaatacaaatattacattcTAGCTTTAAATATTAACAGCACACACGTGGTGAAAGTTATTCATATTGTAATAAACGTAGCCTAACTTACAGCTAACAAGTTTTTACCACTTTAATTTTCCAGGGTAGTATTTCTAGATAGTTTTGCTACTTCAACTCTTATTTAAGCTTGATATTAATTACGTACAAAATATAGCTACAAACGTAACGGTTTTAAAAGTTCAAtatcaattacaaaatgttATGTGTATGGCGTGCTGTCAGTAAGAAGCCGGGTTGACGTGCTTTAGATAAGCTAGGCTAAGCTAAGCTACGTCTATAGAACACAGTAGAAAAGCAAGGCTAGGCTAAGCTAAAGCTAGCAGGCCGATGTTGTGAGCATGGCAGAGAAGCAGCGCTTTAAACGCCCAAATCTCAcagttttaattttgtttaattgtgtttttcacCTCTATGattttctccttcttcttttcCTGCGTCTTCTTGCTCCCTGTGGCCGGAGCGGGCTTTTTTGGAGGCATTTCTGACCAAAATGTCGCTCTCGGATCCGGCGCCGAGTATGGATCAGTGGCCGCTAAGAGACAGACGCTGGGTTCAAGTAAACGAGTGAATGAGTCTTTCATTTGAACCGACACTGTGTATCATGACTCAGATCAAATGAATCAATTCAACATGTAAAccgcctccttgtttctacaggagcactttgtagttctacagttacagtctGTAGTCTCCttgttgctctgaatactttgtttgcccccgtcttaaatgctcaggacccccacagagcaggtgtgatgtggtggtggatcatcctcagggctgcagagacactgacgtggtggtggtgtgttagtgtgtgtttttaaacccctcagtgtctggaccgagaacagtccaccgaccaaaaacatccagccgacagcgtcctgtgtcactgatgaaggactagaggacgagcgacacacactgtgcagcgacagatgagctactgtctctgactctacatctacaaggtggaccaacgagggaggagtgtctcacagagtggacagagagtggacacagggtttaaaaactccagcagcactgctgtgtctgatccactctacaccagcacaacacacactaacacaccaccaccacgtcagtgtcactgcagccctgaggatgatccaccaccacatcacacctgctctgtgggggtcctgagcaaacaaagtatgcagagcaacagctggactacagtcggtaactgtaaaactacaaagtggtcagtggagaatgaatgtagaaataaaGGGGTGGCTTtgtaagctgtgtgtgtgacaaacATTGATAGAAAACATCACCGTGAACGTCTGATGAACAGCGATATTTATTAAAGTACGTTTAcatataacatttataaaatgttctttCAGTTGAAAAGGTGCCATTTTGTAAtgactttaaaataatgttttgacCCAAAAACACCACATAAATTAATGGATCCATACATTTAGGggtaaacaaaagaaacaaaatctTTCTCATTCCTTGGTTTCATGATAAAAtctaatttgtttttttaaaaatgtatgaaaaaagTGCTGATAGTTGCAataaacatttcttcatctttaaaTACAATATTACCCATTAGACCATGGCAATGACAGGACGACATATTCAGCAATGATCCATTCACCGTCTCTGTAAACAGTTCTATAAACCAATCCGCCGTCATCCTCCTGTTTACGCCTCAAAGAACAACTACATGACCTCTACGTCCTGATCGGTAAATGTACGGTTATAAAAGAAGTAGTTTACATCAGAGGACGTTCATAAAGCTTTGGAAACAGATCAAAAAGATGAAATAACCATTAACTGGTGCAGCAGCGCTGATCATCACTGTCCACACCACACTTCAAAAGCTGGACATAATtctccaacatgtgttttaaaatCTGACGTCTGTAAACATATCACATCCCTTCATCTGCACACACCTCCACTTATATCAAACACACCCAACTTGCATAGCTTCATTCAATTTAGAGGATTTAGAGTCATTTAAAAGTATTCAGACTCGTTTAATCTCACAAAACACTGTGAAATATAATGAGAATGTAATGAGAAACgtataaacactacacaaacataaacaatcaCCACTATTTTGAAGGTTTGGGTGTATTTTCTCTCATGGGAAACCAATTTTGTTACATAGCAGTGTACGAAGTTAATCTACAGTATGATTTCTCTACAGTTTACACTCAAAAAAATGACAAAGCAATGAAAAAAGCAGTGATGTCAGGCTCATCACtaaacacagcattaaaatAAACTGATCATTACAGTGTTGTTATCGTTCATGATTCACCATGAGTCACTCTTGGAGTTATTACTGAATTATAACGTCGTGTCGAGCTGGAGAAGTGAATTCGGAAGTCACCCGCCGCGCTGTTCGTGATCGGAGACGTGCGCTGATCGTGTAAACGCAGTGCAGAGACGAAAGCAGTGGAAGGAAAGTGCTGCTGCAGTTAGTTTTTGATTCTTTTGTCACGTCTGGCGTGTACAGGGTCCTGGGGGCTGCTGTGGGAGGTCGAGAGAGAGGAGCTCTTTTACTGGTGGCTGAATCTCCAGCAGAGAAGTTATTCGatatttacagtgtgttatCACTGAATAAAACAGGACTCAAACTGAACTAGTATTAAAATAAGGAGCAGTTCCAGACGTAGGCGTGAGCGTAAATGTAGTGCAAAGACAACTGCTGGGTAAGAAGTGCATAGCGACTGCCCCCACACTCCCCCCGTCCTGGTCCTAATCCACTATCCTGTCCCATTGAAGACTGACGTCTGTGGAATCatatttgtgccaaaaagactCAAACTAAACCTTTTAAACAGGAAACAAAATGAGAATCTGAGAGAGGAAGAAGCAAACAAATgtctgaaatgtaaatgtattatgtGTTACGCTGCACCTCACAGTTCACACTTTTGAACTCACTGTTGGTTTCATGGTGATGCTGCAGCTCACGCTGCCTGACTTTCTGTTTGCAGCTCAGACTCAAACCTCCTGCATGGGGATGTTATTTCAGGAGTGCGTTCCCATTGGCTACGGGGTCTCTGAGTGACTGCTCAGTGCCGAGGTGAAAGACTGGTGAGAAGCAAACGCACACGACATTTCCTCAACCAGGAACTACcttccacctggaggactgtaTCGGCACTAGGgggttcacccaggatagagcaccagtccatacctgggcatacacaaacacacactcattcacacataccAGGGCAGGTATTAGAGGAGCCAATGttgtttgggctgtgggaggaaacccacgcagacactgggagaacatggAACCTCCACCCAAATAAGACTTGAACCCTAGACCCCAGCGCTGGGACGGAAGTGTCACCACCAACCCACTGTGCCACCTCTTTTTTAAAAGTCGAAATagatttgtttgattttttggcacaaatctgattccaatgaaacagaaaataaaaaatccagAAAAATCCAGGCTCGGGAGGTTAGGTCAGTCTCTAGTTTTTCTTCGCTCTGGTTTTGGAGCGAGTTTTCACCTCCGACATGTACAGAGCGCTCAGTTCTGCGGTGTGTGGCTGAAACAGAGGATCTTGGGAATCTTCCACCTTCTCACCATCCTCGTCGCCCTCTTCTGCGACCTCGCCCTggtcctccctctcctcctggtcctccccctcctcctggtcctccccctcctcctggTCCTCGCCCTCCTCTTggtcctccccctccccctcttccGTGTCCTGTTCCTTATCCGCACGTTCGTCCGTGTGTCTTTCGCAGTGCCGCTCGAACACGGCCATCTTGTCGAACATGCGGTTGCAGACGCTGCAGTGGTAAATGTGCTCAGCGGGGTGTAGGCGGAGCTTCAGACGCAGGTAGGCGGAGCAAGAGAAGGAGGCGGAGCACACGCTGCAGCACAGGGCTTCGGGGTCGTTGGCCTGCTCGTGCTGGTGGTGGCTTCTCTCGTGTTGCCTCAGCACAGACACAGACCTGAAGCCCCGCCCACACCTCGCACAGGTGTGCCGTCCTTCACCGGACTCCACGGCCTGATGGGAAAGCAGGAGGGCGGAGCTACGGAAGCCCTTCCCACACTTCTCACATTTGAAGGGGCGCTCACCTACAAGTGGGAGATGACAATTGTATATAATTCATACAAGAGATCGATAGATAGACAGACCACAAAGATGATGGAATTTATTCTTTTTCTAAGAGACTCGCAGGTTTTTCTCAAACTGCGAATCATGTGTGTGGTTCAACTGCTCCTGTTGAATCCATAACCTCATGACCCTGGACCTGTGTAACAGAGACACTGCCTGCAGCGCCACCTTGCTGCACGTAGTAATAACTGATTGGAAATAAGGTCAAAAACTGTAATCAGGGCCAAATTAAGCATAATTTCCATGGACAttgtaactctctctctttttctctctcttgttctcctacatacacacacacacacacacacacacacacacacgtacacacacacacacacacacgcacacacacacacagctggttcATTTACAATAACCATACATAAGACAAGGCATAAGAGCGATAAGTTTGAGAACCAGACCCCAGTCTTCTGCTCGTACTGTAATACTGGATTCCTGCTCTCACCTGTGTGCTGGCGCAGGTGCATGATAAGCCCCGCCTTCTGCGTAAAGGCCTTCTCGCACAGGGTGCATTTGAagggtttttctcctgtgtggaggcgctggtgtgttttcagGTGAGAGGCACGGCCAAAACACTTTCCACAGTCCGAACATTTGAagggtttctctccggtgtggaTGGCCTTGAGCAGGAGGAGGGACATATGACAGTATATTACTGCTGTGGTGATAAATAATGACACAATACACATATCAAACAACTCATAACAAAGATAATAAGATCAATTACAGAAGGTTTATGAACCACACCATACAGTTTATTGTAAAAGCACAGTAACAGCTGAGTAGTTTATCCATGTCCACCACCACAGGCTAAAGTTTGGAGTGGGTGGGTGTGGAGGGTGCGCTCGTGGCTCACGCTGCGCTGGTCTCACTCAGTTTTGCTGTGATGCTTTCTGTGTGCAGTTCTGACACAAAAACCTCTCACGTGGGCTGTTATTTTCAGGAGTGGTTCCCAATGAGCGAATGAGTGACAGCTCAGTGCCCAAATTAAAATCAAAGAAAATGCACTCTGCCGGCACTGAACAACACCTGGATCACTGAGCTTCCACTCACAAGCTCATCCGCTAGTGGGATGCACCCCAGTCAGAACTACAGACCTAAAGTCAGGCAGCGCCAACGAGAGAGAGCTGCAGAATCACAGGAGCCAATAATGAGTCGGTCTGAGCAGTGAGAAACACCAGTATACGATTTCTTAGCAATTTATACGttgtttgaggttttttttgcttcagTGAGGTTTCAACGCCTGCTGTGAATGAGCCTCTGGTTCTTTAAATCCAGTGAGGAGCgagaagcagaagctctggtttttagtcgtttttgctcggttctctttattctctgttctcgttttctccgtttttactcagtgctcttattgtatctgtttttttgtttaatctTGTCTTTGTTCTGAATTCTGTCGCAGCGCAAAATCACATTgtatcatttttgttttctgattacGCAGCCCAGACAAAACTGACTggatggtcttgtttcacagtgtgtgggttggtgggctccacaCATTTCCATATTAACATGCagatgcactgaacaagtgactttttttcatttcattttaaaaataatacagaaaaaataataataaagtgaaGCATATCTCCTATCACACTGCAGTGTCGTATTTTTCATGCACCGTACCTTGTGGCGCATGAGATGCGCAGGCTGAGTGAAGACTTTGTTGCAGATGCTGCATTTGTACCTCCGCTCGCCtgcgtgtgtgtgcaggtgtagGGCCAGGTGGGAAGAAGAGATGAAGGTCTTGCTGCAGGTGAGACAGGTGTGAGGTTTCTCACCCGTGTGCAAGCGTCTGTGCAGTGCTAaagcagagacacacagagaagtATATTGAGATacactgagaaacactgagaCATGCAGAAATACACTGAGAAACACTTGGACACACTGACATactgagacacagagaaacactggAAAACCCAGAGAAACATTGAAAAGTATTGAGACATTCTGAGAAACACCGAGACACTGAAATATACTGAGATACATGGAAATACACTGAGAAACACTAAGACACAGAAGTACTTAGAGACACATTGAgaaacagaaatacacagataCACTGAGAAACAGTGAGGCACAGAAATACACTGagacacactgagaaacagaaGTATTTTGAGATACACtgagaaacaaaaaaatacacagataCACTGAGAAACAGTGAGGCACAGAAATACACTGAGACAAACGGAGAAACACTGAGACACCGAAATACACTGAGACACAtggagaaacacagagacagaaatacACTGAGAAGCACTAAGACAGAAATTCACTGAGACAAATTGAGAAACACTGAGACACAgggaaacaaagaaaacactgaaaaatattgaAACAGACTGAGAAACACTGAGACACAGAAATACcctgaaacactgaaaaacGTCGAGACACCCAgagaaacacatacaaacactgagagaaacacagagaaacactgagACAAAGAAATATACTGAGTCAcactgagacacacagagaaacacacagaaacatagagacacagagagaaccatAGAGAAATACAGAAACTGGAAATctctgagaaacagagagacaatagaccagaaaaaaacagagaaattcAAAGACACAGTGTAAATATTGTAGATCACacagaaatattacacagtgctattataatttattattataaaaattgtATATGTTTATAACATAAATCTTATCTATATTATTCAACAACACATTTTGATGTCTTAGACTGATCTGATCTTCTCAAACTCTGTGTAGTACACACTTTGATTTAGTGTCTGTGTCCAGAAGTTTGTAGACGCCCCCCCTCATAATAATGAACCCAGCTGCTTTAAGGttcacccactgtggacacggtgtgtatgatctccacagaaatgcatgaaaaaaagaaatgggACGCTCTGGAGTAGCCgcacatgagcttaagctcaccatgctcaatgccaagcgtgggctagaggggtatgaaGGGCTACTCCACATGCATTTGTTCTCCTGAGTGATGGAGCTGCATCTAAGGTCTCGGGGATCCTCCTGGATCTGTCCctgacctcactcatgtcgTCGTGGGTGAGATCAGCAGGTGTCATCCTCCATCCACCCTCACAGCACATTCAGGTGATAACGGAGTGCGTGTAAACCCTCTAACCTGCTGAACGACGAGTTGCCTGCATCTTCCTTCCACTTTCACATTACCCCTGCGCTGAGGGATCATTCTGCTCTCCAGCTGAAGGCCTGGACATCACTCCAGCGGACACAGCGCTCCCCAGAGCCTCCACACCGCAGCTACAGCTCATCCACACATCCCT contains:
- the LOC136710946 gene encoding zinc finger protein 501 — translated: MQATRRSAALHRRLHTGEKPHTCLTCSKTFISSSHLALHLHTHAGERRYKCSICNKVFTQPAHLMRHKAIHTGEKPFKCSDCGKCFGRASHLKTHQRLHTGEKPFKCTLCEKAFTQKAGLIMHLRQHTGERPFKCEKCGKGFRSSALLLSHQAVESGEGRHTCARCGRGFRSVSVLRQHERSHHQHEQANDPEALCCSVCSASFSCSAYLRLKLRLHPAEHIYHCSVCNRMFDKMAVFERHCERHTDERADKEQDTEEGEGEDQEEGEDQEEGEDQEEGEDQEEREDQGEVAEEGDEDGEKVEDSQDPLFQPHTAELSALYMSEVKTRSKTRAKKN